In Fragaria vesca subsp. vesca linkage group LG1, FraVesHawaii_1.0, whole genome shotgun sequence, the sequence TGGAGGTGCCAAAGGTGGGATAGGATGTGATCCAGGGGAGCTCAGTGTTTCTGAGCTTGAACGACTCACCAGAGTTTTCACCCAAAAGATTCATGATCTTATTGGAATCCACACTGATGTTCCGGCACCGGATATGGGCACCGGTCCACAGACCATGGCCTGGATACTTGACGAGTACTCCAAATTCCATGGCTACTCACCTGCAGTTGTCACTGGGAAACCAACTGTAAGTATGTGTGTATGTGTGTGTGTACCATATATATTTGAATGATTTTTCCCCTTGCATGGTGAATGATGAACACTAATTAAAGAGAGACAAATTGATTAATTCCATAATTAATCAAATAATTAGGATCTTGGTGGATCATTGGGAAGAGATGCAGCAACTGGAAGAGGAGTACTATTTGCAACAGAGGCTTTACTGAATGAGTATGGGAAGACCATCTCCGGCCAACGCTTTGTTATACAGGTAATTAAGAATCTAGCTAGCAAATGAAGAGTCACCTATATATGTACGTACAGAAGATTGAGTTTGGACTTTGTTAATTCAACGACAGTGTGAACGAAATGCAGGGTTTTGGGAATGTGGGATCCTGGGCTGCCCAACTCATTCATGAGAAAGGTGGGAAAATAGTTGCAGTGAGTGACATCAGTGGAGCTATAAAGAACAGCCAAGGACTTGACATTCCAAGCCTACTCAAGCATGTCAAGGAACAAAGAGGTGTCAAGGGCTTCTATGGCGGAGAGTCGATACAAGATTCCAACTCAATTTTAGCTCAAGACTGTGACATTCTCATTCCTGCAGCACTTGGAGGTGTCATCAACAGGTACCTGATCGATCCATCCTACTAATTTCGTTTTTCATCTACACAACACAAGTTCAGAATTAACCTGACTGTAATCTTGATTTTGGATCAAGGGAAAATGCAAATGATATAAAAGCCAAATTTATTATCGAAGCAGCAAATCATCCCACTGACCCCGAAGCCGATGAGGTTAGTGCATGCTCAGTTATCTACCTGATTTAATGATATTACTTTGAGTAGCTTGGATTTACTTGAGCCAGCAGTAATATTTGTATTAAGATGATTTCCTGTGTTTGTAGATCTTGTCAAAGAAAGGTGTTGTTATTCTTCCTGATATTTATGCAAACTCTGGAGGAGTCACTGTTAGTTACTTCGAGTGGGTGCAGGTAGCTTATTTCCAATCACGTTCAATCACACAACACTTTCTTCTCAATCATGCTTTCACTATATATGTTGTGGAGATATACATGCTTGTTGATTAATGAGCAAGTCTTTTCTGGTAGGACGTAGGATATTTTGCAATTTGTAATGCGTATGTGCCAATAATATGCAGAACATTCAAGGTTTCCTGTGGGATGAAGAAAAGGTGAATAATGAGCTGAGGACTTACATGACTAAAGGCTTCAAAGATGTCAAGGAGATGTGCAAAACCCACAACTGTGACCTCCGCATGGGAGCCTTCACTCTTGGAGTTAATCGCGTTGCGCGGGCAACTGTCCTCAGGGGGTGGGAAGCCTGATG encodes:
- the LOC101315278 gene encoding glutamate dehydrogenase 1-like, whose translation is MNALAATNRNFKLAARILGLDSKLEKSLLIPFREIKVECTIPKDDGSLASYVGFRIQHDNARGPMKGGIRYHPEVEPDEVNALAQLMTWKTAVANIPYGGAKGGIGCDPGELSVSELERLTRVFTQKIHDLIGIHTDVPAPDMGTGPQTMAWILDEYSKFHGYSPAVVTGKPTDLGGSLGRDAATGRGVLFATEALLNEYGKTISGQRFVIQGFGNVGSWAAQLIHEKGGKIVAVSDISGAIKNSQGLDIPSLLKHVKEQRGVKGFYGGESIQDSNSILAQDCDILIPAALGGVINRENANDIKAKFIIEAANHPTDPEADEILSKKGVVILPDIYANSGGVTVSYFEWVQNIQGFLWDEEKVNNELRTYMTKGFKDVKEMCKTHNCDLRMGAFTLGVNRVARATVLRGWEA